From one Colletotrichum destructivum chromosome 3, complete sequence genomic stretch:
- a CDS encoding Putative epoxide hydrolase, alpha/Beta hydrolase — protein MPGQTAQRQFRFLPFMAGLDPFGSLAKYGGPLSNPTDANDPAFHVVAPSMPGFCWSSWPPRSGWKLQDNARVFDKLMKGLGYNEYMVQCGDWGHFVGRELGSKYTDSCKLVHCNFAPSPMPDGVEYTDREMRVAGRKQDWLQNHIGYAVAMRTRPHTIGIALHDNPMGILMWVGEKYNEVANPENQAKPFWTKAILTTVSLYFFTGCILPSMLPYYESPSHEDFNRFVMQEENRIRVPFGYTSFLFDTEPASRRAVERTGNLVFYRERDNAGHFAALEHPDGLMQDVRDLVKQSWKPVANITTPAPPATGLRLSSNRVNNQIRPEYRSGGLE, from the exons ATGCCCGGTCAGACCGCCCAGAGGCAATTCCGCTTCTTGCCGTTCATGGCTGGCCTGGATCCTTTTGGGAGTTTAGCCAAGTATGGGGGACCGTTGTCTAACCCAACCGACGCGAACGACCCGGCTTTCCATGTCGTTGCGCCCAGTATGCCGGGCTTCTGCTGGTCCTCTTGGCCGCCGCGGTCGGGGTGGAAGCTCCAAGACAACGCTCGCGTCTTCGACAAACTCATGAAGGGGCTTGGGTACAATGAATACATGGTTCAGTGTGGCGACTGGGGTCATTTCGTCGGACGCGAGCTGGGTTCCAAGTACACCGACTCTTGCAAGCTTGTGCACTGCAACTTCGCCCCCAGTCCCATGCCAGATGGTGTGGAATACACTGATCGCGAGATGAGGGTTGCCGGGCGCAAGCAAGACTGGCTTCAGAATCACATAGGCTATGCTGTCGCCATGAGAACTCGG CCTCATACGATTGGCATAGCGTTGCATGATAATCCCATGGGTATCCTCATGTGGGTGGGCGAGAAGTACAACGAGGTCGCAAACCCTGAGAATCAAGCCAAACCGTTCTGGACAAAGGCGATTTTGACGACGGTATCGCTTTATTTCTTCACCGGCTGCATCTTGCCTTCAATGCTGCCTTACTACGAAAGCCCATCCCACGAGGACTTTAATAGGTTTGTCATGCAAGAGGAAAACCGTATTAGAGTTCCTTTTGGGTACACGTCTTTCCTCTTTGACACTGAGCCGGCATCAAGACGGGCGGTTGAGCGGACGGGCAACTTGGTATTCTACAGAG AACGTGATAATGCCGGGCACTTTGCAGCACTTGAGCATCCCGATGGTTTAATGCAAGATGTACGGGACCTGGTCAAGCAGTCCTGGAAACCAGTGGCGAACATTACAACCCCTGCGCCCCCTGCCACAGGTCTGAGGCTTTCTTCGAACCGAGTAAACAACCAGATTCGACCAGAGTATCGCTCCGGAGGGCTGGAGTAG
- a CDS encoding Putative calcineurin-like phosphoesterase domain, ApaH type, metallo-dependent phosphatase, whose protein sequence is MASQLVARVCAIAAIVTGTSRGLPEACRRQIALMDKGDSPLSFSNDGVFKISVFEDLHFGENAWEAWGPAADIKTVGVIKKVLDDEKPDLVVLNGDLITGENAYLENATFVLDQLVKPMVERELPWASTYGNHDYQLNITGSDIMAREKQWPNARTQKMVSNPNAGVSNYYLPVYPSDCTKDDCKPEVILWFFDSRGGFAYMQTNPDDSVKMVGQPNWVDGSVVDWFKSTSADLNKKHNAKIPGVAFVHIPPKVSRAIQDKGIDAEKNPGINDDKPLSHQAEGWCDDGSQKTSCRYGGQDVAFMKAISESQGVIGVFSGHDHGNSWCTKWKGKVDGVAVDGTGVNLCFGQRTGYGGYGNWIRGSRQLFLTRDMLAKGELDTSIRLESGTVVGSVTLNSTYGEDKYPTTPNDRT, encoded by the exons ATGGCATCACAGCTTGTGGCCAGAGTTTGCGCCATCGCGGCCATCGTCACGGGGACATCGCGCGGTCTTCCAGAAGCGTGCCGGCGGCAAATTGCCCTGATGGACAAAGGTGACAGCCCGTTGAGCTTCAGCAACGATGGGGTCTTTAAAATCTCCGTCTTTGAAGACCTTCACTTTGGGGAGA ATGCATGGGAGGCGTGGGGCCCTGCGGCAGACATCAAGACTGTCGGGGTTATCAAAAAGGTGCTTGACGATGAGAAACCGGACCTGGTGGTGTTGAACGGCGACCTCATCACTGGCGAGAACGCATATCTGGAAAACGCCAccttcgtcctcgaccagctAGTCAAACCGATGGTCGAGCGCGAGCTCCCGTGGGCGAGCACCTACGGTAACCACGACTATCAACTCAACATCACGGGGAGCGACATCATGGCGAGGGAGAAGCAGTGGCCCAACGCCCGCACGCAGAAGATGGTCTCGAACCCCAATGCCGGGGTGTCCAATTACTACCTCCCAGTCTACCCGTCCGATTGCACGAAGGACGACTGTAAGCCCGAGGTGATTCTCTGGTTCTTCGACAGCAGGGGCGGCTTCGCGTACATGCAGACCAACCCGGACGACTCGGTGAAGATGGTCGGCCAACCGAACTGGGTTGACGGGAGCGTCGTCGACTGGTTCAAGTCGACGAGCGCCGACCTCAACAAGAAGCACAACGCAAAGATCCCCGGCGTCGCCTTCGTTCACATCCCGCCCAAGGTGTCGCGGGCCATCCAGGACAAGGggatcgacgccgagaagaacccgggcatcaacgacgacaagccGCTGTCGCACCAGGCCGAAGGGTGGTGCGACGACGGTAGCCAGAAGACCAGCTGCCGCTacggcggccaggacgtCGCGTTCATGAAGGCCATCTCGGAGAGCCAGGGCGTGATCGGGGTCTTCAGCGGCCACGACCACGGCAACAGCTGGTGCACCAAGTGGAAGGGCAAGGTGGACGGCGTGGCGGTGGACGGGACGGGCGTGAACCTGTGCTTCGGCCAGCGCACCGGGTACGGCGGGTATGGCAACTGGATTCGCGGCTCGCGGCAGCTCTTCTTGACGCGGGACATGTTGGCCAAGGGCGAGCTCGACACGTCCATTCGACTGGAGTCTGGCACCGTTGTTGGCTCGGTGACCTTGAACTCGACCTATGGCGAGGACAAGTACCCCACCACTCCGAATGACAGGACCTGA
- a CDS encoding Putative alpha/Beta hydrolase yields the protein MPDIQIQDFKVDIPAAEVERLHRKLRDTRLPGRPVVPDAGLNYGQFFETSTHFSSRD from the coding sequence ATGCCGGACATCCAAATCCAAGACTTCAAGGTCGATATCCCAGCAGCGGAAGTTGAACGGTTGCACCGCAAGCTTCGAGACACGAGGCTTCCTGGCAGGCCTGTTGTTCCGGATGCCGGTCTAAACTATGGTCAGTTCTTTGAGACCTCAACCCATTTCTCCTCGAGGGACTGA
- a CDS encoding Putative copper amine oxidase, whose amino-acid sequence MYLRQFAFCLLVFLGAACEPATAGRSTKRFANISTCDINGVAPKVKAPKANVWSPISPGDNLAVWNLLHQPDTGLNLTDPSKATITDNYVYWIDTLPANKSNVLPYLHGAANPPPKYARVVIFRGGQEVPDSQEYMVGPLPVTADTRVEELDYIFNGGSGGNIPFNSRYFDAAREAATEPLLISVMRNISDITSELIGGVYHGLGDNRTTLLPTSGTPMSYDGTQAFRTVMFRYPNAAAYLTPLDFFVMLDINGTDASRYRLRGIVTNERFFPTTAAIRAAWVEGGLKKQFKQTRNPDWALLDYKSELGVRDLEHRLAPQSLEIGGKRYKIDEEEKYIEYMGWSFYTSYSRTLGLMYYDIRFKGDSVIYELSLQEATAQYAGFTPSAAGTVYQDTHYSLGTDLGTLVEGYDCPFGSTFWNVTHHEGNSSVVNTDAICIFEADAGYPISRHRFETENKYGFSYLGTVKASALTMRSIATVGNYDYMFDYSFHVDGSLEVVVRASGFIQASFYHPDQEQFGPRVQEATMGSLHDHILTYKADFDIVDTKNSLEVSQLVLVNQTQPWYPELGFFEQMQLQKSTMKGEQQFNWQPNQAAMYCVVNPGANNSWGEKRGYRIIPGRSNIHLTSLDSPWTKHQSPFAKSHLALSRQHDNEPYANSHSNVNLPLKPQQDFLKFFDGESVENEDIVLWFNLGMHHFTRSEDVPVTLYNEAVSSIVFAPQNFHDRAQDGDLRNRRWISVNKTSGELGFDSYGVELPSQCRVEFSEPVLGIKKNEGGA is encoded by the coding sequence ATGTATCTGAGGCAATTCGCTTTCTGCCTTCTGGTCTTTCTCGGGGCAGCCTGTGAGCCAGCCACGGCCGGCAGATCGACCAAGCGCTTTGCAAACATTAGCACCTGCGACATCAACGGAGTTGCGCCCAAGGTGAAGGCTCCCAAAGCCAACGTTTGGTCTCCAATCTCCCCCGGAGACAACCTTGCTGTCTGGAATCTCCTTCACCAGCCAGACACGGGCCTTAATCTCACAGATCCCAGTAAAGCTACGATAACAGACAACTACGTCTATTGGATAGACACTCTGCCCGCCAACAAGTCCAACGTTCTGCCATATCTCCATGGGGCTGCCAATCCGCCACCAAAGTATGCGCGGGTGGTCATTTTCCGAGGCGGACAGGAAGTGCCAGATTCTCAAGAGTACATGGTCGGGCCTCTTCCCGTAACGGCTGACACAAGGGTTGAGGAACTCGACTACATCTTCAACGGCGGTAGCGGAGGGAATATTCCTTTCAACAGCCGCTATTTCGATGCTGCCCGCGAAGCAGCCACCGAGCCGTTGTTGATTTCGGTCATGAGGAACATCTCAGACATTACGTCGGAGCTAATTGGCGGCGTATACCACGGGCTGGGAGACAATCGAACGACTCTCCTTCCAACCAGTGGCACGCCTATGTCTTACGACGGTACCCAAGCCTTCCGCACCGTTATGTTCAGATACCCTAATGCGGCAGCGTATCTGACACCCTTGGACTTTTTCGTAATGCTGGACATCAACGGAACGGATGCTTCGCGTTACAGATTGAGGGGGATCGTCACCAACGAAAGATTCTTCCCTACGACTGCGGCTATCAGGGCTGCTTGGGTGGAAGGAGGGCTGAAGAAACAGTTCAAACAAACGCGGAACCCGGATTGGGCGCTTCTCGATTACAAGTCTGAGCTTGGCGTCCGAGATTTGGAACACAGGCTGGCGCCCCAGAGTCTTGAGATTGGAGGCAAACGTTACAAgatcgacgaggaagaaaagtACATCGAATACATGGGCTGGTCTTTCTACACCTCGTACTCTCGAACACTTGGGCTCATGTACTACGACATCAGGTTCAAGGGCGACAGCGTCATCTACGAGCTCTCGCTGCAGGAAGCTACAGCTCAGTATGCCGGCTTCACACCGAGTGCTGCTGGAACAGTCTATCAAGATACGCATTACAGCTTAGGTACTGACCTCGGTACCTTGGTTGAGGGATACGACTGTCCGTTCGGCAGCACATTCTGGAACGTCACACATCACGAGGGCAACTCCTCGGTCGTCAATACCGATGCTATATGCATCTTCGAAGCAGATGCTGGCTACCCTATCTCACGGCATAGATTTGAAACGGAAAACAAGTATGGGTTCAGCTACCTCGGAACTGTCAAAGCGTCGGCTCTTACTATGCGGTCCATTGCAACCGTTGGTAATTATGACTACATGTTCGACTATTCTTTTCATGTCGATGGTTCTCTCGAGGTCGTGGTCCGAGCTTCTGGATTCATACAAGCCTCTTTCTACCACCCTGACCAGGAGCAATTTGGACCTAGGGTTCAGGAAGCAACCATGGGGTCCCTTCACGACCACATCTTGACTTACAAGGCCGATTTTGACATCGTTGATACCAAAAACAGTCTCGAAGTGAGCCAACTCGTGTTGGTCAACCAGACGCAGCCATGGTACCCCGAGCTTGGTTTCTTTGAGCAGATGCAGCTGCAGAAGTCCACAATGAAGGGTGAGCAGCAGTTCAACTGGCAACCAAACCAAGCAGCCATGTATTGTGTCGTCAATCCCGGAGCCAACAACTCGTGGGGCGAGAAGCGCGGCTACCGAATCATCCCTGGAAGATCCAACATCCACCTCACGTCCCTCGACTCTCCCTGGACCAAGCACCAGAGCCCGTTTGCCAAGTCTCACCTGGCGCTCTCTCGACAGCACGACAATGAGCCGTATGCGAACAGTCATTCAAACGTCAACCTGCCTCTGAAACCCCAGCAGGATTTCCTCAAGTTCTTTGATGGCGAGAGCGTGGAGAACGAGGACATCGTTCTCTGGTTCAACTTGGGCATGCACCACTTCACGAGGTCCGAGGACGTCCCCGTCACGCTTTACAACGAGGCCGTCAGCAGCATAGTCTTTGCGCCCCAAAACTTCCACGACAGAGCGCAGGACGGCGATCTGCGCAACAGGAGATGGATTTCTGTCAACAAGACGTCTGGGGAACTTGGGTTCGACTCCTACGGCGTCGAGCTACCCTCGCAATGCCGAGTTGAGTTTTCAGAGCCTGTTTTGGGCATCAAGAAAAATGAGGGGGGGGCTTGA
- a CDS encoding Putative S-adenosyl-L-methionine-dependent methyltransferase superfamily, with protein sequence MDSDGIEWARDESTHVDDMDSDVDSAIDEATGQTDLLSLTSSILDYQFENGRSYHSMSQGKYAYPNDDQELIRYDLQHHIWLITLDGELGTSPGRHTAKRVLDMGTGTGIWAIDFADAYPGAEVIGVDLSAIQPELLPANCSFEIDDLELDWEWNQPFDYIFNRSVAGSWSNFRSIIQKAYDNLEPGGYFEIQDLELPSYCDDGTVPPTAALYRWQNALVDASNEIGRPLNYAPSSLDDLRDVGFVEIRHQVFQWPFNSWPEDPKLKEIGRWNCANLDMGLEGFSLALMTRVKGWTRDAVEELCEEVKREVLDTRLHAYWKQHVIYARKPGGAPS encoded by the exons ATGGACAGCGATGGGATAGAATGGGCTAGAGACGAA AGCACACACGTTGACGACATGGACTCCGACGTCGACTCCGCGATCGACGAG GCAACCGGACAGACCGATTTGCTCTCCTTGACGTCGAGCATCCTCGATTACCAGTTCGAAAACGGCAGGTCATACCACTCCATGAGCCAAGGCA AATATGCCTACCCGAATGATGAT CAAGAGCTTATACGCTACG ATCTTCAGCACCACATCTGGTTGATCACCCTGGACGGAGAGCTGGGAACTAGTCCGGGCAGACATACGGCGAAGAGAGTGCTGGATATGGGCACGGGGACTGGTATCTGGGCCATCGACTTTG CCGACGCATATCCTGGCGCCGAG GTTATTGGTGTAGACCTGAGTGCTATCCAGCCTGAGCT ATTGCCAGCCAATTGCAGTTTCGAGATTGACGACCTTGAGCTCGATTGGGAGTGGAACCAACCCTTCGATTACATCTTCAACCGCTCTGTCGCAGGCAGTTGGTCGAATTTCCGGTCCATCATTCAAAAGGCCTATGA CAACTTGGAGCCAGGCGGCTATTTCGAGATCCAAGACCTGGAACTCCCGTCGTactgcgacgacggcaccgtgcccccgacggcggcccTCTACCGGTGGCAGAACGCGCTCGTGGACGCCTCCAACGAGATCGGCCGGCCCCTCAACTACGCGCCGTCCTCCCTGGACGACCTCCGGGACGTCGGCTTCGTTGAGATCCGCCACCAGGTCTTCCAGTGGCCGTTCAACTCGTGGCCCGAGGACCCCAAGCTGAAGGAGATCGGCCGCTGGAACTGCGCGAACCTGGACATGGGGCTCGAGGGCTTCTCGCTGGCGCTGATGACGAGGGTCAAGGGGTGGACGcgggacgccgtcgaggagttGTGCGAGGAGGTCAAGAGGGAGGTCCTGGACACGAGGTTGCACGCATACTGGAAACA GCACGTTATATATGCCAGAAAACCCGGCGGAGCGCCGTCCTGA
- a CDS encoding Putative alcohol dehydrogenase, zinc-type, GroES-like superfamily, NAD(P)-binding domain superfamily, with translation MDTHKAAVLTSPQGSKEKPTFTVRNEARPVPGPNEVLVRLSMTGLCGSDLGMAMGHFGPVGNILGHEGVGRIAALGSNIAALDQSVEVGQRVGVAWTRDICSTCESCVDLTNEGETRCEKALHSGKAYDGTFAQYTLVPLRYLARLPPQFDNLPDEEIAPILCGGVTAYKAIKGCHITPGQWFAISGAGGGVGALAVAYAHAMGYRVIAVDAGPEKGEICKAHGAELYIDVTTPGTLGEKVRQATGGHGAKAVVVAATATVAYQEAFELLAPFGTLMCVGILSAEARVNFNPLWLIAKGWRIESSSVGARADILEALEFVRRRAVVPKVHLGKLDDIEELVQTMHAGQLKGKWVLKLD, from the exons ATGGACACACACAAGGCCGCTGTTCTCACG TCGCCCCAGGGCTCAAAAGAAAAACCCACCTTCACTGTTAGAAATGAGGCGCGTCCAGTCCCGGGCCCAAATGAGGTCCTTGTTCGCCTCTCGATGACAGGCCTCTGTGGTTCCGACTTGGGAATGGCCATGGGCCATTTTGGACCGGTGGGCAACATCCTCGGACATGAGGGGGTTGGCCGCATCGCAGCCTTGGGCTccaacatcgccgccctcgaccagTCGGTCGAAGTTGGACAGCGAGTTGGGGTTGCCTGGACCCGCGACATCTGCAGCACTTGCGAGTCTTGCGTCGATCTCACAAACGAGGGCGAAACTCGTTGCGAAAAGGCACTCCACTCAGGCAAGGCGTACGACGGCACCTTTGCCCAATACACACTCGTACCTCTCCGTTACCTGGCCCGGCTTCCGCCGCAATTCGACAACTTGCCCGATGAAGAGATTGCCCCGATTCTGTGTGGTGGTGTAACCGCCTACAAGGCCATCAAAGGGTGCCACATCACGCCGGGTCAATGGTTCGCGATATCGGGAGcgggtggcggcgtcggagcTCTGGCCGTGGCGTACGCTCACGCCATGGGCTATCGTGTAattgccgtcgacgccggccccgaAAAGGGCGAGATTTGCAAAGCGCATGGCGCCGAGCTGTACATCGATGTTACCACGCCGGGAACGTTGGGCGAGAAGGTGAGGCAAGCTACTGGAGGTCACGGCGCAAAGGCGGTGGTTGtcgcggccacggcgacAGTCGCATACCAAGAGGCCTTCGAGCTGCTTGCGCCCTTCGGTACCCTGATGTGCGTGGGCATTCTGTCGGCTGAGGCCAGGGTCAACTTCAACCCTCTCTGGCTCATCGCCAAGGGGTGGAGGATCGAAAGCTCATCGGTTGGGGCCCGTGCGGATATACTGGAGGCTCTTGAGTTTGTGAGACGACGTGCTGTTGTGCCAAAGGTCCACCTAGGAAAGCTTGACGACATTGAGGAGCTTGTTCAGACCATGCACGCGGGCCAG CTCAAAGGCAAATGGGTTCTGAAACTAGATTAG
- a CDS encoding Putative cupredoxin, multicopper oxidase gives MFFKASHLVAALALFEGSSAKDWLSPEYRFFYQFPLPIPPVKKPKLSVTNPVTNKQIDYYEIDIVPFKQQVYPNKGLTSLVGYDGISPGPTFLVPRGRETVVRFTNKAVLPSAVHLHGSPSRAPWDGWAEDRILPGQYKDYYYPNSQSGRFLWYHDHAMDITAVNAYFGQAGAYIIQDPAEDALGLPNAYGVNDIPLVLSSKQYNNDGSLFSPAGETDSLWGDVIHVNGQPWPFFKVEPRKYRLRFLNAAVSRSFILYFKRQTGGANIPFQVIASDAGLLTGPITTSTLTMSMAERWEVVFDFSKHAGQNITLLNQEDVGKDKDYGFTDRVMRFVVGRGPVADTSVVPARLRDVPFPPRQGNGVDRHFEFHRQNGLWKINGVGFSDVQNRILARVPRGTVEIWEFENGGGGWTHPIHVHLVDFRILSRTKAKRPVLPYEAAGLKDVVWLDAGEVVRVEAHYAPWDGVYMFHCHNLIHEDHEMMAAFNVTALADLGYNETSFADPMEARWRAVPVSAAAFSTDAIVRKVQFMASLQPYNNEEEVLRRLQQYWATRGGVKMRRVARAELDAEAIDGPEQ, from the exons ATGTTCTTCAAGGCCTCTCACCTCGTGGCCGCCCTGGCCCTTTTCGAAGGGTCGTCGGCCAAGGACTGGTTGAGTCCCGAGTACCGGTTCTTCTACCAGTTTCCTCTGCCCATCCCGCCCGTAAAGAAGCCGAAGCT GTCCGTCACCAACCCGGTCACCAACAAGCAGATCGACTACTACGAGATCGACATCGTGCCCTTCAAGCAGCAGGTCTACCCCAACAAGGGACTGACTTCGCTCGTTGGCTACGACGGCATCTCCCCCGGTCCCACGTTCCTGGTCCCCAGGGGCCGTGAGACGGTTGTCAGGTTCACCAACAAAGCTGTTCTGCCAAGCGCCGTCCATCTCCATGGCTCGCCCTCT AGGGCTCCCTGGGACGGCTGGGCCGAGGATAGGATCTTGCCCGGGCAGTACAAGGACTACTACTACCCCAACAGCCAGAGCGGCCGCTTCTTGTGGTATCACGACCACGCCATGGACATT ACGGCGGTGAACGCCTACTTCGGACAGGCCGGCGCCTACATCATCCAGGAccccgccgaggacgcgctCGGCCTCCCGAACGCCTATGGCGTGAACGACATCCCCCTGGTGCTGTCCTCCAAGCAGTACAACAACGACggctccctcttctcccccgcCGGCGAGACCGACAGCCTCTGGGGCGACGTCATCCACGTCAACGGCCAGCCGTGGCCCTTCTTCAAGGTCGAGCCGCGCAAGTACCGCCTCCGcttcctcaacgccgccgtctcccgCTCCTTCATCCTCTACTTCAAGCGCCagaccggcggcgccaacaTCCCCTTCCAGGTCATCGCCTCggacgccggcctgctcACGGGCCCCATCACCACGAGCACCCTAACCATGTCCATGGCCGAGCGCTGggaggtcgtcttcgacttCTCCAAGCACGCCGGGCAGAACATCACCCTCCTGAACCAGGAGGAcgtcggcaaggacaaggactACGGCTTCACCGACCGGGTCATgcgcttcgtcgtcggccgcggccccgtcgccgacacCTCCGTCGTCCCGGCCCGCCTGCGCGACGTCCCCTTCCCGCCGCGTCAGggcaacggcgtcgaccGCCACTTCGAGTTCCACCGCCAGAACGGCCTCTGGAAGATCAACGGCGTCGGCTTCAGCGACGTCCAGAACCGCATCCTCGCCCGCGTGCCCCGCGGCACCGTCGAGATCTGGGAGTtcgagaacggcggcggcggctggacGCACCCCATCCACGTCCACCTCGTCGACTTCCGCATCCTCAGCCGCACAAAGGCCAAGCGGCCCGTCCTCCCctacgaggccgccggcctcaaggacgtcgtctggctcgacgccggcgaggtcgtccgCGTCGAGGCCCACTATGCCCCCTGGGACGGCGTCTACATGTTCCACTGCCACAACCTCATCCACGAGGACCACGAGATGATGGCCGCCTTCAAtgtcaccgccctcgccgacctgggcTACAACGAGACCTCCTTCGCCGACCCCATGGAGGCCCGCTGGAGGGCCGTCcccgtctccgccgccgccttcagcaccgacgccatcgtccgGAAGGTCCAGTTCATGGCCTCCCTGCAGCCCTACaacaacgaggaggaggtcctGCGGAGGCTCCAGCAGTACTGGGCcacccgcggcggcgtcaagatGAGGCGCGTCGCCAGGGCCGAGCTGGATGCCGAGGCCATTGACGGGCCCGAGCAGTAG